The following proteins are encoded in a genomic region of Neoarius graeffei isolate fNeoGra1 chromosome 6, fNeoGra1.pri, whole genome shotgun sequence:
- the LOC132888437 gene encoding extracellular calcium-sensing receptor-like, with protein MTAVVLSPCLTLLALLLWTACEVVVGTSQEEKCVYLDHAQHLDTVGLSQDGDVIIGALINFYVLPPTLDMSFIKEPYLQSCSEFQESPVQWAQAVVFAVEEINRNPFLLPGVRLGYRIMDTCTRYPYSLRSVMSMISGGNGTCQSTRPAKLIIGDSASTQCIILSRVLSPLHVPMISYLATCMCLSNRQEYPNFFRTIPSDKYQARTMVQMAKRFGWTWVGAVVADNDYGLQAVQAFREEIKGTSICLAFVSTLLREKLAQDVDHAVKMVQSSSARVIMVFAWYMDVEVFLTELAHRNVTDRQFLASEIWSTSSHILSNPALYTITQGTLGVAIRSAPIPGFEKHLRELHPSRYPRDTILRVLWERTFGCSPEENNMVASQSGLPPCSGKESLEGVQNGVTDVSNLRATYNVYLAVYAAAYALHSLLACTAPNSSDPTETPGCSSPDIITPQKLLEHLELLSFTTQLGEKFYFQDGEIPAVYDIVNWQRGPGGALQYVLIGRLEGSKLIMKESAIRWPGNSNKVPVSVCSAECPQGTRKAIRKSLPVCCFDCLPCAEGEFSNVTGSLECYRCPPEFWSNSLRTACVPREVEYLSFNETMGITLMVVAVCGAMTTAAVGVVFVYYRQTPIIKANNSELSFLLLLSLKLCFLCSLVFVGQPSLWSCKLQQAAFGISFVLCISCILVKTIVVLVAFRSARPGSAALMKWFGPGQQRGSVLFFTCIQVIICVVWLSLSPPFPHRNLSIQGSKIILECMVGSVTGFSLVLGYIGLLAAICFLLAFFVRKLPDNFNEAKFITFSMLIFCAVWITFVPAYVSSPGKYSVVVEIFAILASSFGLLICIFAPKCYIILLKPENNTKKFLMGKTQ; from the exons ATGACTGCTGTAGTCCTTTCTCCCTGCCTGACCCTGCTGGCATTATTACTATGGACAGCGTGTGAGGTTGTGGTGGGGACATCTCAGGAAGAGAAGTGTGTGTACCTGGATCATGCACAGCATCTCGACACTGTGGGTCTCTCTCAGGATGGAGATGTGATCATCGGTGCACTCATCAATTTCTATGTGCTGCCACCGACCCTTGACATGAGCTTCATCAAAGAACCGTACCTGCAGTCCTGCTCTGA ATTTCAGGAGAGTCCTGTGCAGTGGGCTCAAGCTGTTGTATTTGCTGTGGAGGAGATTAACAGAAATCCTTTTTTGCTGCCGGGGGTTCGACTGGGCTACCGTATCATGGATACCTGCACACGCTACCCTTATAGCCTAAGATCGGTGATGTCCATGATCAGTGGAGGAAATGGTACCTGTCAGTCCACCCGACCTGCCAAACTTATTATTGGAGACTCTGCTTCCACACAGTGCATTATTCTGTCCAGAGTTCTGAGCCCACTGCATGTACCAATG ATCAGCTACCTGGCTACATGCATGTGTCTCAGTAACAGACAAGAGTATCCCAATTTCTTTCGCACCATCCCCAGTGATAAATATCAGGCTCGTACCATGGTGCAGATGGCCAAACGTTTTGGCTGGACTTGGGTTGGTGCTGTGGTGGCAGACAATGACTATGGACTCCAAGCAGTGCAGGCATTTCGAGAAGAGATAAAAGGTACGAGCATCTGCCTTGCTTTTGTCAGCACTCTTCTCCGTGAGAAATTGGCACAAGATGTGGACCATGCCGTAAAGATGGTGCAGAGCTCATCTGCTCGTGTGATCATGGTATTTGCTTGGTATATGGATGTAGAAGTGTTCCTGACTGAACTGGCTCACAGAAATGTGACAGACCGACAGTTCCTTGCAAGTGAGATCTGGAGTACTAGTAGTCATATCTTGAGCAACCCTGCACTGTACACAATTACTCAAGGCACACTGGGAGTGGCTATTAGAAGTGCACCCATTCCTGGATTTGAGAAACACCTAAGAGAGCTCCATCCCTCCCGGTATCCTCGAGACACAATTCTGAGAGTGTTATGGGAGAGAACATTTGGCTGCAGTCCAGAAGAGAACAACATGGTAGCCTCTCAGAGTGGCTTACCCCCATGCAGTGGGAAGGAAAGTCTGGAAGGGGTTCAGAATGGTGTTACAGATGTCTCCAACTTAAGAGCCACTTATAATGTGTATCTGGCAGTTTATGCAGCTGCATATGCACTCCACTCTCTGCTCGCCTGCACTGCACCTAACAGTTCTGACCCCACAGAGACCCCAGGCTGTTCATCTCCAGACATTATCACTCcacaaaag CTCTTGGAGCACCTTGAGCTGCTCAGTTTCACAACTCAGCTTGGAGAGAAGTTTTATTTTCAAGATGGGGAGATTCCAGCTGTTTATGACATAGTGAATTGGCAGAGAGGTCCTGGAGGAGCCTTGCAATATGTCCTCATTGGCCGACTGGAGGGTTCTAAGCTCATCATGAAGGAATCTGCCATCAGATGGCCAGGAAACTCAAACAAG GTGCCTGTGTCTGTGTGCTCTGCTGAATGCCCCCAAGGAACACGCAAAGCTATAAGAAAGAGCCTGCCAGTTTGCTGCTTTGACTGCCTGCCCTGCGCTGAAGGCGAATTCAGCAATGTCACAG GCTCACTAGAATGTTATCGTTGTCCCCCAGAATTCTGGTCCAACAGCCTCAGGACTGCATGTGTACCACGTGAGGTTGAGTATCTCTCCTTCAACGAGACAATGGGCATCACCTTGATGGTGGTTGCTGTGTGTGGTGCCATGACGACAGCAGCTGTAGGTGTGGTTTTTGTGTACTACAGGCAGACTCCTATCATCAAGGCCAACAACTCAGAGCTGAGCTTCCTGCTCTTGCTGTCGCTCAAACTCTGCTTCCTGTGTTCACTGGTGTTTGTGGGTCAGCCCTCATTATGGTCATGCAAGCTACAACAAGCAGCATTTGGGATCAGTTTTGTTCTTTGCATCTCGTGCATCCTGGTCAAAACCATTGTGGTTCTGGTTGCTTTTCGTTCAGCTAGACCTGGATCTGCAGCCCTCATGAAGTGGTTTGGACCAGGCCAGCAAAGAGGGAGTGTTCTGTTCTTTACCTGTATTCAGGTGATTATATGTGTTGTATGGTTATCCCTCAGTCCACCTTTTCCTCACAGAAACTTAAGCATTCAAGGATCAAAGATCATTTTAGAGTGCATGGTGGGATCAGTGACAGGCTTTTCTCTGGTTTTGGGCTACATTGGACTGTTGGCTGCCATTTGCTTCCTTCTGGCCTTCTTCGTCCGAAAGCTTCCAGACAATTTTAATGAGGCCAAATTTATCACTTTCAGCATGTTGATCTTCTGTGCTGTGTGGATCACATTTGTTCCAGCATATGTCAGCTCACCAGGAAAGTACAGTGTCGTTGTAGAGATATTTGCTATCCTGGCTTCCAGTTTTGGTCTCCTGATCTGTATATTTGCCCCAAAATGTTACATTATTTTACTCAAACCAGAAAACAACACCAAGAAATTTCTCATGGGGAAAACCCAATAG